The genomic interval GCTTGAGGGCGCGCTCGACAATCGTGTTGTCCAGCGGCGCCCCGGGCTTGCGCAGGAAGAGGACCAGCTGCCGCCAGAGCAAGCTGGCAGGCCACCCACTCACGACGTCGCGGCAATGTGTCCAACCACCGTCCACGAGCCGTCACCGCGGATGCCAGCGCGCGCGGCACAGGCGTCCGCACACACCGGTCCGCACACACCGCCCCGGTGTGCCCGTGTCGAGAGCGCGCCCCGGCGTCGTTCATGTACTCGCTCGGAGGCCACACGTGCCGAGTCCAACGGGGGTGTAGAGCAATCGATGCCGAAGGCGATAGCGATACCGACCCCGAGGGGAACTCGCTGCCAGGGAAATGCCGAACAAGACGCTCCACCAGACCGACACCACGGGGCCGAGCGGCCGGGCGGGCAGCGCTCCCGTCCGGCGCCCGCCGGTGAGCTTCGGAGTTATGGCCGTCCCCTGGGGCAGGCCCTGACCCGACCGGCGTTTCGGATTGACTCCGCGCCGGACGGAGAGGAAAACTCATACCCAGGACCATGCTCAACGGCCAGGGTAACCCGTCCGGGGGGGGCAACCCCACCCTTATCCATGCGCACGCGTCGCGCATCGACGTGAAGATCGGCTTCGCCTGCAACAACCGCTGCGAATTCTGCGTCCAAGGAGAAAAGCGATCGCAGTACGGACCGCGATCGATCGAGCAGATGCGCGGCGACCTGGAGGACGGGCGGCGGCGCGGCGCCGCCGGCATCGTCATTACGGGCGGCGAGCCGACCATCCACCCCACCGTGCTCACCGTCGCCCGGCTGGCGCGCGAGATGGGTTACGCAACCGTGCAAATCCAGTCGAACGGTCGCATGTTCTCCCACCGGCCGTTCTGCGAAGAGGCGATGGCCGCCGGCGCCAACGAGTTTGCCCTCGCCCTGCACGGCGCCGTGGCAGAAACCCACGACCGTCTGACCCGCGCCCCCGGGGCATTCCGCCAGGTGGTCGCCGGCATCCGCAACCTCGTGCAGCTCGACCAGCGCGTGCTCATGAACACGGTGATCACCTCGGCGAATTATCGCGAGCTGCCAGATATCGCCCGGCTGTTCGTGCGGCTCGGGGTCCTGCAGTACCAGTATGCCTTCGTGCACATCCTCGGAACCGCCGCGAAGAACGCCACCTGGCTGGTCCCGCGCAAGACCGAGGTGATGCCGTACGTCAAGGCAGGGCTGGACGTGGGCCGCGCCGCCGGCGTGCGCTGCATGACCGAGGCCATCCCGTTCTGCTTCATGCGCGGCTACGAAGACTGCGTCGCCGAGCAGATCATCCCGCGCACGGTCGTCTTCGATGCCGAGGTGACCCTGGAGGACTACACCGCGTACCGCCAGACCGAGGGCAAGGCCAAGGGGCCGATGTGCGAGCGCTGCGTGTACTTCCAGCGCTGCGAGGGTCCGTGGGTCGAGTACCCGGCGCTCTTCGGCTGGGACGAGTTGTGCCCGGTCGAGACGCTGCCGGCGCCACCCGCCCCGGCCTAACGCCACGCACAGGCGTACTCGATCTGCCGGCGACGGCCCGGGGCGATCGTCGCCTGGCCTGTATGCGCTCCCCGGATGGCAAGGGAATCGAGGAATCGTCATGTATGCCAAGGGCTGAGGATGTCCTCGTAGCCGTGCGTGAATGGGTGGAGAAGGCAGAGAACGATCTCAAGACGGCCGCGAGGCCGTTCGCATTGCGCGTCACGTTCGAAGATGGGCACGCGAAGTTCTTCGGGCAGCGACGAGCCCCCACCGGTAACGCTGAGGGAGCACCTCCCACGCAATCGGTAATCCCCGGCCAACGGAGACCACACCCCACAAGGTTCTGGCGTTTCGCTTTGGGGTTGTGATACCTCTTGAGGACACCGGATCGAGCGGAGGAAGTCCAGGCTTCAGTGTCGTCGTGGCGACGGATCCATGCTTCTAGAAGTGTCTCCAGTGCGTCGCGAACTGCCCCTGACGCCCGGGAACCGGCAAGGCGTGGATCTGCGCCTGCCCTCACTCGCGGGTCCGCCGACCTTTCCCTGGCGGCACTCCCCTGCCGCCACGAGCCGCCAACGCCCAGCCACCGAGGTCCTCGCCGCGGCCCGTGCCGCCGCCGAACAGCCCGGGGCGTTCCTGCTCGGTGGTGGCGAACCGCTGCGCCGCGCCGATCTGGTGGAGCTTATCGCGCATCTTGCGCCACTGCGGCCCTTTAACCTCGGCCTGTGCACGTTCGGCTACGGCATCACGGCAGCGCTGGTGCAGCGCCTGCGCGACGCCGGCCTGCACCGGGTACACGTGCCGGTTCACTGCGCCCGGCAGGACGCGCACGACTGGCTGGTCGGCCAGCCCGGCGCGCTCAGGACGGCTCTGCGGGCGATCCGCACCTGCGTCGCGGGGGGTCTGCCCGTGACGGCGGATATCGTGTTATCGCGCCCGGCAGCGCCCCATCTGGTCGAGACCGTGGAGGTTCTGGCCCGCCTGGGCGTACGCGCCATCAACCTCCGGCGCCTCGCCGCCGGCGACACCGACGCCGCCGGCTTCGTCGCCCTGTCGCCGCGCCTCGGCCTCCTCGAACCCACCCTGGAACGCGCCGCCGCCGTGGCACTCGAACGCCGGGTGAAGTTGCGCCTGCGTGACCTGCCCCTGTGCACGGCACCGCGCCTGCGGTCGCTTTACGCCCGCCGTGAAAGCGAGGCCTGGGTAATGCCGGACGGCACCGTGCAAGCGTGCACGGCAGCCGGCATCGGCTGCCCGGGTTGCCCCGAATCGCCCACCTGCAACGGGGCGCCGCCCGACTACGTCGCACGGTTCGGCTGGGAGGAGTTCGCCGATCGACGGTGCGCGGCGGAACGACTGCACGAGACGGTGACGGAGGCGCGCACCGCAGCCCGGGCAGTGCCGACGGCACCAATGGTTTTCTCCTGGCGTGGCCCGCCGCGCGTGCGCTGCGAAACCTGCGCAGACGCGGGGGACACCCTGCCGCCCGCAACCCGGACCGGCGAGCCGACACGGGCGATCCGCGCTCGTCTGGTCAGGGCGGCTCGGTACCGGCCGCTCGTGTTGCAACTGGTGGGGGCCGATCTCCTCGCCCATCCCCGAGCCGTCGCTCTCGTGCACGACGCCATCCGCCTGTTCCGCCACGTTGAAGTCGCCGCCGAGGCCAGCCCCACGGTCGATTGGTCGGACCTCGATCTGCGGCGGCTGAGAGAGCTTCGCCGCCTGGACGTCGCCCTGTACGGTCCCGACGCAGCCGCCCACGACGCGCACTGTGGCATCCCCGGTGCGTTCGCCGCGATGCTGCGCGGGGTCGAGCGCTTGCGCGCCGAGACGGCAATTCCCATCGGCGGTTACGCCGTCGTACACGATGCTCGTTCCGTCGCGGCCTTTGCCACAGCCTGGGATGCCGGACGCTTACCGGGCTCGCCCCGCTTTCGCCTCTCCCCCCGCGGCGGCGCGATGGACGAACTGATCGAGTGCGCGCGCCAACTACCCGCGGGACCGGCGCGTACGGCGCTGCTCGCCGTGCTGCCGCGCTGCCTCCTGTGCGCCGAGCCCGGGCTCGGCGCCGGCCGCGACACCGCCGATGTCGTCGCGCCCGCCGTCGCGGCGCGGCGCCAAACCGTGGCCTGCGGCAGGCCAATCCCCTACCGGCCCCGCGGGTCAGATCCCGTCGGAGAGTTCGAACCCTGCGTCGGCGGCGCGGCATCGTGCGGGCTCCCCGACTGCACCGGATTTGCGGTGGGCTGGCAACACAATGCGAGGTCGCAACGATGTCTGGTGACACGCTGAAGGGAGCCATGCTGGCGCGCGAGCGCGTCGCCAACGTACGCAAGCACTGGGTCCGCTGCGTGACCGCCTGCAACAGCCGCTGCATCTTCTGTCTGGATACCGACGCGCCGCGCAACGTGTACGTCCCCGCCGACGACGTCCGGCGCGAACTCCTGCGCGGCCGCGAACAGTACAATGCCGACAAGGTCATCCTGTCCGGCGGCGAGGGCTCGATCCATCCGCAGTTCATCGACTTCATTCGCTACGCCAGGGAAATCGGCTACGAACGCGTCCAGACCGTCACCAACGGCGTGCTGTTCGCTCGATCCGAGTTCTACCGGGAAGCCGTCGCCGCCGGACTTGGCGAGATAACGTTCAGCCTTCACGGCCATACCCCGGAACTGCACGATCGCCTCACCGGCACCCCGGGCGCGTTCCGCAAGCTGATGAAGGGAATGATCCGTGCCGCACGCGACGGGCGCGTCATCGTCAACGTCGACATCTGCATCAACAAACAGAACGTGGCCGTCATCGACCAGATCGTCGAGTTGTGCCTGTCGATCGGGGTCCGCGAGTTCGATCTCTTGCACGTGATCCCCCAGGGGGTGGCCTTCGAGAACCGGGACCAGCTCTTCTACGACCCGATCGATTATCTTCCCCGCCTCCAGAAGGTCTTTCGCCTGAACCGCCACCCCAGTGTCGTGGTGTGGACGAACCGCTTTCCGGTGGAATTTCTCGAGGACCTCGAAGACCTCATTCAAGACCCGCACAAGATGCTCGACGAGGTCAACGGCCGGCGCTACCAGGTGCGCCGCTATCTCGACGAAGGCGTTCCCCTCGAATGCCGGCAGCAGGAACGCTGCCAGTACTGCTTCATCGAACCGTTCTGCAACACGGCGGACCGCGTCATCGAGCGCCAGAACCGCGCCGCATGGGACATCTGGTGGATCGGGGCGATCGACGACCCGGCGGTGCCGGCGACCGAGTCGCTCACCGCCGCCACGCTCCCCTTCGGTTGCCATAGCGTGGGCATCGAAATCGCCGACCTGGCCGACCTCGAACGGCACGCCATCCCCGCCGACGTCGGCATCTACGTTCTGCCGCACCGGGTGTCGCGCCTGCCGAACCGCGCGGCGGTTGCCTACCCCCTGCTCATCGCCGTTCGCGACGCCGCGGCGCTGGAGGTCCTGCTGGCCGAACCGGCCTTACCGGCCGGCGTGGACCTGGAAATCCAGCTCACGCAGAACACCGCGCCATGGTTGCTCGCCAACCGCGCCCGTGTGAGCACGCACCAGTCGCGCCTGCGCATACACCACCCGAACCACGAACTGCTGAAGGACGCGGTGGCCAACAACGTCGCCGATCCGAAGGCGTTCTTCGCGGCACTCGATCTCCCGGTGCGCGTGAGCGGCCTGCCGGCTTGTCTGGCGCCGCACACCGAACTCGCCGAGGCGCCGGCCGTACTGCACCAGACGCTCTTCGAGCGCGACAGCGGCAGAATCGACATCCGCGAGTTGGCGCGCACGCACGTCATCGAGGGCTACTGGGGCAAGTCGCTGCGCTGCCGCAACTGCGTGGTCGATGCCCGCTGCGACGGGGCGCACATCAACTTCCTGCGCGATCGGGGATTCGCCCAACTGCAACCGCTGATCGACGGGGCCTGGGCCGAGGCCGCCGCGGCCCAACTCGCGCGGCTGCGCCCGCAAGCTCCGGCACGGCTGCGCGACGGCCGGCCTCCGGAACCCGTGGCCCCCAGCCTGCCCGGCCACGAGGCGCCGCAGCCCACGCCGGTCGAACCGCTGATCGTTCTCGGACAACAGGTGCGCGAGCGCCGCGAGCAGCGCCGGCGGCAAGCCCAGAAAGCGGCACCGCCGGCGGCTTAGGCCGGCCGGTCCGCACCCCCTCCGCGATGGCCAACCTCGGCTACCTGCAGCTCACGCGAAACTGCTACCAGAGGTGCCAGTTCTGCAGTAATCCGCCGACCGGCGTACACCTGGGCGAGGAAGAGTTGCGGGCCAACATCGACCGCCTGGTGGAACTGGGCTACGACGGCGTCATTCTCACCGGCGGCGAGCCGAGCATCTCCGAACTGCTGTTCCCCGCGCTGGCCTACGCTCGCCAACGAAACCTGTCGAGCCGCATGATCACCAATGGACAGAAGCTCGCCGACAAGGGTTTCTTCCGCCGCTGCGTCGAGGCCGGGCTGACCCACATCCACGTCTCCCTGCACAGTTACCGGCGCGAGGCCCACGATTTCATCACCCAGTACCGCGGCGCGTGGGACCTGGTCGTCGAGTGCCTCGGCCACGTGCCGGATATGGGCATTACCTGCGACGTCAACACCGTCATCAACGTTTATAATGCCGATCACCTGCACGAGACGGTGCAGTGGATCGGCGAGCAGTTCCCGTTCATCCGCCACTTCGTGTGGAACAACATGGACCCCGACGGCAACCGGGCCGAGGAGAATCCGGACTGCATCCCGCGGCACTACGAATTCCAGGTGTCGCTCGAGAAGGCGATGGAGTATCTCGCCGGCGTTGGCCGCAGTTTCCGCGCCGAACGGGTTCCCCTCTGCTATATGCGGCGCTTCGCCTGGGCGTCGACGGAGACCCGCAAGATCATCAAGGAAGAGGAACGCTGCATCCGCTTCCTCGATGCCAAGGGCTTTATTCACCAGAAGGAGTTCCTGCACGGCAAGGGCGATGCCTGCGACGTGTGCCGGTTCGATCCCATCTGCGCCGGCATCTATTCGAT from Candidatus Binatia bacterium carries:
- a CDS encoding radical SAM protein, which encodes MSGDTLKGAMLARERVANVRKHWVRCVTACNSRCIFCLDTDAPRNVYVPADDVRRELLRGREQYNADKVILSGGEGSIHPQFIDFIRYAREIGYERVQTVTNGVLFARSEFYREAVAAGLGEITFSLHGHTPELHDRLTGTPGAFRKLMKGMIRAARDGRVIVNVDICINKQNVAVIDQIVELCLSIGVREFDLLHVIPQGVAFENRDQLFYDPIDYLPRLQKVFRLNRHPSVVVWTNRFPVEFLEDLEDLIQDPHKMLDEVNGRRYQVRRYLDEGVPLECRQQERCQYCFIEPFCNTADRVIERQNRAAWDIWWIGAIDDPAVPATESLTAATLPFGCHSVGIEIADLADLERHAIPADVGIYVLPHRVSRLPNRAAVAYPLLIAVRDAAALEVLLAEPALPAGVDLEIQLTQNTAPWLLANRARVSTHQSRLRIHHPNHELLKDAVANNVADPKAFFAALDLPVRVSGLPACLAPHTELAEAPAVLHQTLFERDSGRIDIRELARTHVIEGYWGKSLRCRNCVVDARCDGAHINFLRDRGFAQLQPLIDGAWAEAAAAQLARLRPQAPARLRDGRPPEPVAPSLPGHEAPQPTPVEPLIVLGQQVRERREQRRRQAQKAAPPAA
- a CDS encoding radical SAM protein gives rise to the protein MANLGYLQLTRNCYQRCQFCSNPPTGVHLGEEELRANIDRLVELGYDGVILTGGEPSISELLFPALAYARQRNLSSRMITNGQKLADKGFFRRCVEAGLTHIHVSLHSYRREAHDFITQYRGAWDLVVECLGHVPDMGITCDVNTVINVYNADHLHETVQWIGEQFPFIRHFVWNNMDPDGNRAEENPDCIPRHYEFQVSLEKAMEYLAGVGRSFRAERVPLCYMRRFAWASTETRKIIKEEERCIRFLDAKGFIHQKEFLHGKGDACDVCRFDPICAGIYSMARSFDERELSPVFEDPTGVITSVLRRPPSADLMARLEQRRGRRSMTEQPSLEARQAAILRPL
- a CDS encoding radical SAM protein is translated as MRRELPLTPGNRQGVDLRLPSLAGPPTFPWRHSPAATSRQRPATEVLAAARAAAEQPGAFLLGGGEPLRRADLVELIAHLAPLRPFNLGLCTFGYGITAALVQRLRDAGLHRVHVPVHCARQDAHDWLVGQPGALRTALRAIRTCVAGGLPVTADIVLSRPAAPHLVETVEVLARLGVRAINLRRLAAGDTDAAGFVALSPRLGLLEPTLERAAAVALERRVKLRLRDLPLCTAPRLRSLYARRESEAWVMPDGTVQACTAAGIGCPGCPESPTCNGAPPDYVARFGWEEFADRRCAAERLHETVTEARTAARAVPTAPMVFSWRGPPRVRCETCADAGDTLPPATRTGEPTRAIRARLVRAARYRPLVLQLVGADLLAHPRAVALVHDAIRLFRHVEVAAEASPTVDWSDLDLRRLRELRRLDVALYGPDAAAHDAHCGIPGAFAAMLRGVERLRAETAIPIGGYAVVHDARSVAAFATAWDAGRLPGSPRFRLSPRGGAMDELIECARQLPAGPARTALLAVLPRCLLCAEPGLGAGRDTADVVAPAVAARRQTVACGRPIPYRPRGSDPVGEFEPCVGGAASCGLPDCTGFAVGWQHNARSQRCLVTR
- a CDS encoding radical SAM protein, whose amino-acid sequence is MLNGQGNPSGGGNPTLIHAHASRIDVKIGFACNNRCEFCVQGEKRSQYGPRSIEQMRGDLEDGRRRGAAGIVITGGEPTIHPTVLTVARLAREMGYATVQIQSNGRMFSHRPFCEEAMAAGANEFALALHGAVAETHDRLTRAPGAFRQVVAGIRNLVQLDQRVLMNTVITSANYRELPDIARLFVRLGVLQYQYAFVHILGTAAKNATWLVPRKTEVMPYVKAGLDVGRAAGVRCMTEAIPFCFMRGYEDCVAEQIIPRTVVFDAEVTLEDYTAYRQTEGKAKGPMCERCVYFQRCEGPWVEYPALFGWDELCPVETLPAPPAPA